In a single window of the Rhodoferax saidenbachensis genome:
- the gatA gene encoding Asp-tRNA(Asn)/Glu-tRNA(Gln) amidotransferase subunit GatA, producing MTSTSSLSTTALHDLGVAELAQALRSKQVSSVEVATHLLARARTHTALGAYVDVREDTTLAQARAADARIANGSAGALEGVPLAHKDIFVTQDFATTAGSRMLKGYRSPFDATVVAKLKDAGTVTLGKLNCDEFAMGSSNENTAIAAVGFDTVVPTRNPWNASRIPGGSSGASAAAVAGRLAPAATGTDTGGSIRQPASFCGITGIKPTYGRASRYGMVAFASSLDQAGPMARSAQDCALLLSQMCGPDLDRDSTSIDMPAEDFSRTLDQSIEGLRIGVPAEFFGEGLSSDVRATVDAALKQYEKLGAKLVPIALPRTELSIPVYYIIAPAEASSNLSRFDGVKFGHRADKYTDLADMYKKTRAEGFGDEVKRRIMIGTYVLSHGYYDAYYLQAQKIRRMIADDFQNAFQQCDVIAGPVAPTVAWKLGEKSDDPVANYLADIFTLPGSLAGLPGMSVPVGFATTGDDAGMPIGMQLIGNYFQESRLLNAAHRFQQATDFHLAKPAGF from the coding sequence ATGACAAGCACAAGCTCCCTCTCCACCACCGCCCTGCACGACCTGGGCGTTGCCGAACTGGCACAAGCGCTGCGCAGCAAGCAGGTTTCCAGCGTTGAAGTCGCCACGCATCTGCTGGCCCGCGCGCGCACGCACACGGCGCTCGGCGCGTATGTCGATGTGCGCGAAGACACCACGCTGGCCCAAGCACGCGCGGCCGATGCGCGCATTGCAAATGGCAGCGCAGGCGCACTCGAAGGTGTGCCACTCGCGCACAAGGATATTTTTGTCACGCAGGACTTCGCCACGACAGCGGGCTCGCGCATGCTCAAGGGCTACCGCTCACCGTTTGATGCGACCGTGGTTGCCAAGCTCAAGGACGCGGGCACCGTGACCTTGGGCAAGCTCAACTGCGATGAATTCGCCATGGGTTCGAGCAATGAAAACACCGCGATTGCAGCGGTCGGTTTTGATACCGTGGTGCCCACGCGCAACCCCTGGAATGCAAGCCGCATTCCAGGCGGCTCGTCGGGTGCCAGCGCAGCCGCTGTCGCCGGACGGCTGGCTCCAGCCGCGACCGGCACCGACACCGGTGGCTCCATCCGCCAGCCCGCCTCGTTTTGTGGCATCACCGGCATCAAACCGACCTACGGCCGCGCCTCGCGTTACGGCATGGTGGCCTTTGCGTCGAGCTTGGACCAGGCCGGCCCCATGGCCCGCAGCGCACAGGATTGCGCGCTGTTGCTGAGCCAGATGTGTGGCCCCGACCTGGACCGCGACTCCACCTCGATTGACATGCCTGCCGAAGACTTCTCGCGTACGCTGGACCAGTCGATTGAAGGGCTGCGTATTGGCGTGCCTGCAGAGTTTTTCGGCGAAGGGCTCTCCAGCGATGTACGCGCCACGGTGGATGCGGCGCTCAAGCAGTACGAGAAACTGGGCGCCAAGCTGGTGCCCATTGCATTGCCGCGCACCGAGCTGTCCATTCCGGTGTACTACATCATTGCGCCCGCCGAAGCGTCGAGCAATTTGAGCCGTTTTGACGGTGTGAAGTTTGGTCACCGCGCCGACAAGTACACCGATCTGGCCGACATGTACAAGAAGACCCGCGCCGAAGGTTTTGGTGACGAGGTCAAACGCCGCATCATGATTGGCACCTATGTGCTGAGCCATGGCTACTACGACGCCTACTACCTGCAGGCGCAAAAAATCCGCCGCATGATTGCGGACGATTTCCAGAACGCATTCCAGCAATGTGATGTGATTGCCGGCCCCGTGGCGCCCACCGTGGCGTGGAAGCTGGGTGAAAAATCCGATGATCCGGTGGCTAACTACCTGGCCGATATTTTCACGCTGCCCGGCTCGCTGGCCGGCCTGCCCGGCATGAGTGTGCCGGTGGGCTTTGCCACCACGGGCGACGACGCAGGCATGCCCATCGGCATGCAGCTCATCGGCAACTATTTCCAGGAGTCTCGCCTGCTCAACGCGGCGCACCGCTTCCAGCAAGCGACGGACTTCCACCTGGCCAAGCCCGCAGGATTCTGA
- the mreD gene encoding rod shape-determining protein MreD, which produces MIMRQGQQLLLPANPLFIWGSLLLALLLNMLQNMGLWGRAAWSPDLLAVVLVFWTVHQPLRVSIGAAFFFGLLMDVHQGGLLGQHAMAYTVLSFFAITIHRRLLWFSVPSQAAQVFPLFLAAHGVELVLRMLGGGTFPGIAMVLSPVIEALLWPVASILLLAPQRRAPNPDANRPL; this is translated from the coding sequence ATGATCATGCGCCAGGGCCAGCAACTGCTGTTGCCTGCCAATCCCTTGTTCATCTGGGGCAGCCTGTTGTTGGCATTGCTGCTCAACATGTTGCAAAACATGGGGCTGTGGGGCCGCGCCGCCTGGTCGCCGGATTTGTTGGCGGTGGTGCTGGTGTTCTGGACCGTGCACCAGCCGCTGCGCGTGAGCATTGGTGCTGCTTTTTTCTTTGGCCTGCTGATGGACGTGCACCAGGGGGGCTTGCTGGGCCAGCATGCCATGGCCTACACAGTGTTGAGTTTCTTTGCCATCACCATCCACCGCCGTTTGTTGTGGTTCTCGGTGCCTTCGCAAGCAGCCCAGGTGTTTCCGCTGTTTCTCGCTGCCCACGGGGTGGAGCTGGTGTTGCGCATGCTGGGGGGCGGCACGTTCCCGGGCATCGCCATGGTGTTGTCGCCCGTGATTGAGGCCCTGCTGTGGCCGGTGGCCAGCATCCTGTTGCTGGCGCCGCAGCGTCGGGCGCCCAATCCCGATGCGAATCGCCCACTCTAG
- the mrdA gene encoding penicillin-binding protein 2 produces MTELRNVEADLARFRTRIFVVSMVVLACFLLLVARLVYLQIWRHDDLRAQAENNRTAIIPIVPNRGLILDRNGIVLASNYSAYTLEITPSKSGGLERTLEELSQVIDITPRDRRRFKKLMDESRSFESLPIRTRLTDTEVARFAAQRFRFPGVEIKARLFRNYPYGELASHVIGYIGRINQSEKEKIEDSDDQANYRGTEYIGKLGVEQSFETQLHGITGVEQIETSAGGRAVRKLASNPSTPGNGVMLSIDIKLQKLIEDMFGERRGALVALDPKTGEVLAFVSKPTFDSNLFVEGIDQENWAMLNESLDKPLLNRALRGTYPPGSTYKPFMALAALETGTRSPSTLVNDPGFYMFGGHRFGSPENEKGGIMDMHRAIAESSNAYFYSLANELGVDTMHDFMKPLGFGQITGIDINGEVRGVLPSTDWKRRYYKRPEQQRWYAGETISLGIGQGYNSFTMLQLAQATATLANNGVKHKPQLVIATQDATTHATERVPAQPAEDLGFKPGHIDVVRKAMVSVTQEGTSSRVFAGAGYLSAGKTGTAQAVSLGQKEKYNAAKMEERQRDHSLYIAFAPVEDPKIALAVIVENAGFGSAAAAPIARRAFDYWLMGQYPSQEDLVAVSRGQATAPTGKPRIVKDLPWPLPGTAVVTPATAPAVIGEIGH; encoded by the coding sequence ATGACTGAGTTACGCAATGTAGAAGCCGACCTGGCCCGCTTTCGCACCCGCATTTTTGTGGTGAGCATGGTGGTGCTGGCGTGTTTCCTGTTGCTGGTGGCACGCCTGGTCTACCTGCAGATCTGGCGGCATGACGACCTGCGTGCGCAGGCCGAAAACAACCGCACCGCCATCATCCCCATCGTGCCCAACCGGGGCCTGATCCTGGACCGCAATGGCATTGTGCTGGCCAGCAACTATTCGGCCTACACGCTGGAGATCACGCCGTCCAAAAGTGGCGGCCTGGAGCGCACGCTGGAAGAGCTGTCCCAGGTGATTGACATCACGCCGCGCGACCGCCGCCGCTTCAAGAAGCTCATGGACGAGTCCCGCAGCTTTGAGTCGCTGCCCATTCGCACCCGCCTGACCGACACCGAGGTAGCCCGTTTTGCAGCCCAGCGTTTTCGCTTCCCCGGGGTGGAAATCAAGGCCCGGCTGTTTCGCAACTACCCCTATGGCGAACTGGCCAGCCATGTGATCGGCTACATCGGCCGCATCAACCAGTCCGAGAAGGAAAAGATCGAGGACAGCGACGACCAGGCCAACTACCGCGGCACCGAATACATCGGAAAACTCGGTGTGGAACAAAGTTTTGAGACACAGCTGCACGGCATCACGGGTGTGGAACAGATCGAGACCTCGGCGGGCGGGCGCGCCGTGCGCAAGCTGGCCAGCAACCCTTCCACTCCCGGCAACGGTGTGATGCTGTCCATCGACATCAAGCTGCAAAAACTCATCGAAGACATGTTTGGCGAGCGCCGTGGTGCGCTGGTGGCACTGGACCCCAAGACCGGCGAAGTGTTGGCCTTTGTCAGCAAGCCCACGTTTGATTCCAATCTGTTCGTCGAAGGCATTGACCAGGAAAACTGGGCCATGCTTAACGAGTCGCTGGACAAACCGCTGTTGAACCGGGCCCTGCGCGGCACCTACCCACCGGGCTCCACCTACAAACCCTTCATGGCACTGGCCGCGCTGGAAACCGGCACCCGCTCTCCCTCCACGTTGGTCAATGACCCCGGCTTCTACATGTTTGGTGGCCACCGCTTCGGCAGCCCGGAAAACGAGAAGGGCGGCATCATGGACATGCACCGTGCCATCGCCGAGTCCAGTAACGCCTATTTCTACTCCCTGGCGAACGAGTTGGGTGTGGACACCATGCACGACTTCATGAAGCCTTTGGGCTTTGGCCAGATCACCGGCATCGACATCAATGGTGAAGTGCGCGGTGTATTGCCCAGCACCGACTGGAAGCGCCGCTACTACAAGCGCCCCGAACAGCAACGCTGGTACGCCGGTGAAACCATCTCCCTGGGCATCGGCCAGGGTTACAACAGCTTCACCATGCTGCAGTTGGCCCAGGCCACGGCCACACTGGCCAACAACGGCGTCAAACACAAACCGCAACTGGTCATCGCCACCCAGGACGCCACCACCCATGCGACCGAGCGTGTGCCGGCGCAACCTGCAGAGGATCTGGGTTTCAAGCCCGGGCACATTGACGTCGTCCGCAAGGCAATGGTCAGCGTCACCCAGGAAGGCACCTCGTCACGCGTCTTTGCCGGCGCGGGTTACCTGAGCGCGGGCAAAACCGGTACCGCCCAGGCGGTGAGCCTGGGCCAGAAAGAAAAGTACAACGCCGCCAAGATGGAAGAGCGCCAGCGCGACCATTCCCTGTACATCGCTTTCGCGCCGGTCGAAGACCCCAAGATTGCGTTGGCCGTGATTGTGGAAAACGCGGGTTTCGGCTCGGCCGCTGCGGCGCCGATTGCGCGGCGCGCTTTTGACTACTGGTTGATGGGTCAGTACCCCAGCCAAGAAGACCTGGTTGCTGTGAGCCGTGGCCAGGCCACCGCCCCCACCGGCAAGCCCCGCATCGTCAAGGATTTGCCCTGGCCCCTGCCGGGTACCGCAGTCGTCACGCCTGCTACGGCCCCCGCAGTTATAGGCGAAATCGGTCACTAG
- a CDS encoding rod shape-determining protein — MFGAFRRYFSTDLAIDLGTANTLIFVRDKGIVLDEPSVVAIRHEGGPQGKKTIQAVGREAKAMLGKVPGNIEAIRPMKDGVIADFTVTEQMLKQFIKMVHPRGVFKPSPRIIICVPCGSTQVERRAIRESALGAGASDVYLIEEPMAAAIGAGLPVSEASGSMVVDIGGGTTEVGVISLGGMVYKGSVRVGGDKFDEAIINYIRRNYGMLIGEPTAEAIKKQIGSAFPGSEVKEMEVRGRNLSEGVPRSFTISSNEILEALTDPLNNIVSAVKNALEQTPPELGADIADRGMMLTGGGALLRDLDRLLAEETGLPVLVAEDPLTCVVRGCGIALEQMERLGSIFTSE; from the coding sequence ATGTTTGGAGCTTTCCGTCGGTACTTCTCCACCGACCTGGCCATTGACTTGGGTACGGCCAACACCCTGATTTTTGTGCGTGACAAGGGCATCGTCCTCGACGAACCCTCCGTTGTTGCCATCCGCCACGAAGGTGGCCCCCAGGGCAAAAAGACCATCCAGGCCGTAGGCCGCGAAGCCAAGGCCATGCTGGGCAAGGTGCCCGGCAACATCGAGGCCATTCGCCCGATGAAAGACGGCGTGATTGCCGACTTCACGGTCACCGAGCAGATGCTCAAGCAGTTCATCAAGATGGTGCATCCGCGTGGCGTGTTCAAACCCAGCCCGCGCATCATCATTTGTGTGCCCTGCGGTTCCACCCAGGTGGAGCGTCGCGCGATTCGCGAATCTGCCCTCGGCGCTGGCGCCAGTGATGTGTACCTGATCGAAGAACCCATGGCAGCGGCCATCGGTGCCGGCCTGCCGGTGTCCGAGGCGTCCGGCTCCATGGTGGTGGATATCGGTGGTGGTACGACTGAAGTCGGCGTTATCTCGCTGGGCGGCATGGTCTACAAGGGCTCTGTGCGCGTCGGTGGTGACAAGTTTGACGAAGCCATCATCAACTACATCCGACGCAACTACGGCATGCTGATTGGTGAGCCCACCGCAGAAGCCATCAAGAAACAAATTGGCTCAGCCTTCCCAGGCTCCGAAGTCAAGGAAATGGAAGTGCGTGGACGCAACCTGTCCGAAGGCGTGCCGCGCAGCTTCACCATCTCTTCCAACGAAATCCTGGAAGCGTTGACCGATCCGCTGAACAACATCGTCTCCGCCGTGAAAAACGCGCTGGAGCAAACCCCGCCCGAACTCGGTGCAGACATTGCTGACCGCGGCATGATGCTCACTGGTGGTGGTGCGCTGTTGCGTGATCTGGACCGCCTGCTGGCCGAAGAAACCGGTCTGCCGGTGCTGGTGGCTGAAGATCCTCTGACCTGTGTGGTGCGCGGTTGCGGCATTGCACTGGAGCAGATGGAGCGCCTGGGTTCCATTTTCACCAGCGAATAA
- a CDS encoding GMC family oxidoreductase: protein MSETTFDYIIIGAGTAGSLLANRLSADASKRVLLIEAGRRDDYHWIHIPVGYLHCIGNPRTDWLYNTEPEAGLNGRALRYPRGKTLGGCSSINGMIYMRGQARDYDQWAQLLNDPSWRWDQSLPYFKLHEDHYKGASAVHGARGTTPALLQEGSTPYQKVLRHRGAGGEWRIEKQRLRWDVLDAFAQAATQAGIPATDDFNRGDNEGVGYFEVNQKAGWRWNTAKAFLRPTCYARPNFELWTSAQVAKLVVEPQTEGDAPLRCTGVQVWDGSTLVTATARAEVLLCAGAVGSPQILQLSGLGPAALLQARGVPVVQDTPGVGANLQDHLQIRAVFKVKNTPTLNTQANSLWGKAKIGLEYAFKRTGPMSMAPSQLGAFTRSDASQPHPNLEYHVQPLSLDAFGQPLHSFNAFTASVCNLNPTSRGTVQIKSNDFKDAPAIAPNYLSTDADRQIAADSLRVTRKIVAQPALQKYQPEEYKPGTQFQSDAELAQLAGDIATTIFHPVGTTKMGRVDGPDNDPMAVVDNRLKVRGVAGLRVVDAGVMPLITSGNTNSPTLMIAEKAAQWIAEDARDNFAPGRPKQN from the coding sequence ATGAGCGAAACCACGTTTGACTACATCATCATCGGCGCAGGCACGGCAGGCAGCCTGCTGGCCAACCGGCTCTCGGCGGACGCATCCAAGCGCGTGCTGCTGATCGAAGCCGGCCGCCGCGATGACTACCACTGGATCCATATCCCCGTGGGTTACCTGCACTGCATCGGCAACCCGCGCACCGACTGGCTCTACAACACCGAGCCCGAGGCCGGCCTCAACGGCCGCGCGCTGCGTTACCCGCGCGGCAAGACGCTGGGCGGCTGCTCCAGCATCAACGGCATGATCTACATGCGCGGCCAGGCGCGTGACTACGACCAGTGGGCCCAGCTGCTGAACGACCCAAGCTGGCGCTGGGACCAGTCGCTGCCCTACTTCAAGCTGCACGAAGACCACTACAAAGGCGCCAGCGCCGTACACGGAGCACGCGGCACCACCCCAGCGTTGCTGCAGGAAGGCAGCACGCCGTACCAGAAAGTACTGCGCCATCGGGGTGCGGGCGGTGAATGGCGCATCGAGAAACAACGACTGCGCTGGGATGTGCTGGACGCGTTTGCACAAGCGGCCACACAGGCCGGCATCCCCGCCACCGACGACTTCAACCGCGGCGACAACGAAGGCGTGGGCTATTTCGAGGTGAACCAGAAAGCCGGCTGGCGCTGGAACACGGCCAAGGCCTTTTTGCGCCCCACCTGTTACGCCCGCCCCAACTTCGAGTTGTGGACCAGCGCCCAAGTGGCCAAGCTGGTAGTGGAGCCGCAAACCGAAGGTGACGCGCCCTTGCGCTGCACCGGCGTGCAGGTGTGGGATGGCTCCACGCTTGTGACCGCCACAGCGCGCGCCGAGGTACTGCTGTGTGCAGGTGCCGTGGGCAGCCCACAGATTCTGCAACTCTCGGGCCTGGGCCCGGCCGCGCTGCTGCAGGCGCGCGGCGTACCTGTGGTGCAGGACACCCCCGGAGTGGGCGCCAACCTGCAAGACCATTTGCAGATCCGCGCGGTGTTCAAGGTCAAGAACACCCCCACCCTCAACACCCAGGCCAACAGCCTGTGGGGCAAGGCGAAGATCGGGCTGGAATACGCCTTCAAACGCACCGGCCCCATGAGCATGGCGCCCAGCCAGTTGGGCGCCTTCACGCGCAGCGATGCCAGCCAACCGCACCCCAATCTGGAATACCACGTGCAACCGCTGAGCCTGGATGCGTTTGGCCAGCCGCTGCACAGCTTCAACGCCTTTACCGCGAGCGTCTGCAACCTCAACCCCACCAGCCGCGGCACGGTGCAGATCAAGAGCAACGATTTCAAGGACGCACCGGCCATTGCGCCCAACTACCTGAGCACCGACGCAGACCGCCAGATCGCCGCCGACTCGCTGCGCGTAACCCGCAAGATCGTGGCGCAGCCGGCGCTGCAGAAATACCAGCCCGAGGAATACAAACCCGGCACCCAGTTCCAGAGTGACGCCGAACTGGCGCAATTGGCCGGTGATATCGCCACCACCATCTTCCACCCCGTCGGCACCACCAAAATGGGCCGCGTGGACGGACCCGACAACGACCCGATGGCTGTGGTCGACAACCGCCTCAAGGTGCGCGGCGTGGCCGGTCTGCGCGTGGTCGATGCGGGCGTCATGCCACTGATCACCAGCGGCAACACCAACTCCCCCACCCTGATGATTGCGGAAAAGGCGGCCCAGTGGATCGCCGAGGACGCCCGGGACAATTTTGCGCCGGGCCGCCCCAAGCAGAATTAG
- a CDS encoding putative Na+/H+ antiporter, whose translation MPTQDSLSPVMQILGAVLFGLALLHTFAAKAFEVLAHKNPRHAGLLHLLGEVEVVFGFWAFVLIACMAFIQGGAEAIAYAESRQYTEPLFVFVVMVVAASRPVLEAVRQLMGGIARVVPLPTPLMLAWLGLAAVPLLGSLITEPAAMTLAALMLSTQIFRPDVPERLKYAALGVLFVNVSIGGTLTSYAAPPVLMVASTWHWDTAFMAATFGWKAALAVVVNATGVVFFLRKHLRAADAPSVSAETRAAVPWFVSLVHLAFLAGVVLLAHHPVLFLGLFLFFLGYTQAYERFQNPLILKEGLLVGFFLAGLVVLGGMQQWWLQPIVAGLGPNALFFGALGLTAVTDNAALTYLGSLIVGMSDASKYMLMAGAVAGGGLTVIANAPNPAGVALLKRGFADGSIGALGLLLGALAPTAVACVFFLWL comes from the coding sequence ATGCCTACACAAGATTCCTTGAGCCCCGTGATGCAAATCCTCGGGGCGGTGTTGTTTGGCCTGGCGCTGCTGCACACCTTTGCCGCGAAGGCCTTTGAAGTGCTGGCCCACAAGAACCCGCGCCATGCTGGTTTGCTGCACCTGCTGGGCGAGGTGGAGGTGGTGTTTGGCTTCTGGGCCTTTGTGCTGATCGCCTGCATGGCCTTTATCCAGGGCGGGGCGGAGGCGATTGCCTATGCCGAGTCGCGCCAGTACACCGAGCCGCTGTTTGTGTTTGTGGTGATGGTGGTGGCCGCGTCACGCCCGGTGCTCGAAGCCGTGCGCCAGCTTATGGGAGGCATAGCGCGTGTGGTGCCCCTGCCCACGCCGCTGATGCTCGCCTGGCTGGGGCTGGCCGCCGTGCCGCTGCTGGGCTCGTTGATCACCGAGCCCGCCGCCATGACGCTGGCTGCACTGATGTTGAGCACACAAATCTTTCGCCCCGATGTGCCCGAACGGCTCAAGTACGCAGCGCTGGGCGTGTTGTTTGTCAATGTGTCGATTGGCGGTACGCTGACCTCGTATGCCGCCCCGCCAGTGCTCATGGTGGCCAGCACCTGGCACTGGGACACGGCCTTCATGGCCGCCACCTTTGGCTGGAAGGCGGCGCTGGCGGTGGTGGTCAACGCGACGGGTGTGGTCTTCTTCCTGCGCAAACATCTGCGCGCAGCGGATGCGCCCTCCGTTTCTGCAGAGACACGTGCCGCAGTGCCGTGGTTCGTCAGCTTGGTGCACTTGGCGTTTCTGGCGGGTGTGGTGCTGCTGGCGCACCACCCGGTTTTGTTTCTGGGACTGTTCCTGTTTTTCCTGGGTTACACCCAGGCCTATGAGCGCTTCCAGAACCCGCTGATCCTCAAGGAGGGGCTGCTGGTGGGCTTCTTCCTGGCCGGGCTGGTGGTGCTGGGCGGCATGCAGCAGTGGTGGCTGCAACCCATCGTCGCCGGCCTGGGCCCCAACGCGCTGTTCTTCGGAGCACTGGGGTTGACCGCCGTCACCGACAACGCGGCACTCACCTACCTGGGTTCGCTGATCGTCGGTATGTCGGACGCATCCAAATACATGCTCATGGCCGGCGCCGTGGCGGGCGGCGGCCTCACCGTGATTGCCAATGCGCCGAACCCTGCGGGTGTGGCCCTGCTCAAACGTGGTTTTGCCGATGGCTCCATCGGTGCGCTCGGCTTGCTGCTGGGTGCGCTGGCACCTACGGCGGTGGCCTGCGTTTTCTTCCTGTGGCTCTGA
- the gatC gene encoding Asp-tRNA(Asn)/Glu-tRNA(Gln) amidotransferase subunit GatC, whose translation MSLTSHDIARLANLARLELQPAESTRLLGQMNDFFAIVEKMRAVDTTGLEPLAHPVAAIQDITLRLREDTVSEPNQREANQQSAPAVERGLFLVPKVIE comes from the coding sequence ATGTCCCTGACATCTCACGATATCGCCCGGCTCGCCAATCTGGCCCGGCTGGAGCTGCAACCCGCTGAAAGCACCCGGCTGCTAGGCCAGATGAACGATTTTTTCGCCATTGTTGAAAAAATGCGCGCGGTCGACACCACCGGGCTGGAGCCGCTGGCCCATCCTGTGGCGGCCATTCAGGACATTACGCTGCGTTTGCGCGAAGACACGGTGAGTGAACCCAACCAGCGCGAAGCCAACCAACAAAGCGCGCCCGCCGTGGAGCGTGGGCTGTTTTTAGTGCCCAAGGTCATTGAATAA
- the mreC gene encoding rod shape-determining protein MreC translates to MPLGTLDRDPPPFFRQGPSALSKLAVFSALALFLMVADARFKMMQPLRVALAAVLYPVQWLAMRPVLLVQDSGQYLESLRSAQSAEEAARKKLNLQSQRANQVEQLALENDRLRKLMGLRDRLHSPSIAAQVLYDAADPYTRKVVIDKGQMDKIGLGSPVLDESGVLGQVTRVYPFVSEVTLITDRDHAIPVLNTRTGARGVAFGDTSTHADAMVLRFMAANADVEVGDLLTTSGVDGVYPPGLPVARVEKVDRRVDAVFAYIYCQPLALASGAAHVMVLEPLTAQIPVRPLPDGPTPAVTRRGELK, encoded by the coding sequence ATGCCCTTAGGTACGCTGGACAGAGATCCCCCTCCTTTCTTCCGCCAGGGCCCATCGGCCCTGTCCAAGTTGGCTGTCTTCAGTGCTCTGGCGCTGTTTCTCATGGTGGCCGATGCACGGTTCAAGATGATGCAGCCGCTGCGTGTGGCCTTGGCCGCCGTGTTGTACCCCGTGCAATGGCTGGCCATGCGCCCGGTATTGCTGGTTCAGGACAGCGGCCAGTACCTTGAATCACTGCGCAGCGCCCAGTCCGCTGAAGAGGCGGCACGCAAAAAACTGAACCTGCAGTCCCAGCGCGCCAACCAGGTCGAGCAACTGGCCCTGGAGAACGACCGCCTGCGCAAACTCATGGGTCTGCGCGATCGCCTGCATTCGCCTTCTATAGCCGCCCAGGTGCTCTATGACGCGGCCGACCCGTATACCCGCAAGGTGGTGATCGACAAGGGCCAGATGGACAAGATTGGCCTGGGCTCACCGGTGCTGGACGAATCCGGTGTGCTGGGCCAGGTGACCCGTGTGTACCCCTTTGTGAGCGAGGTCACGCTGATCACTGACCGCGACCATGCCATCCCCGTGCTCAATACCCGTACCGGTGCGCGTGGTGTGGCCTTTGGCGACACCTCCACCCACGCCGATGCCATGGTGCTGCGGTTCATGGCCGCCAATGCCGACGTGGAGGTGGGCGATCTGTTGACCACCAGTGGTGTGGACGGCGTGTATCCGCCCGGCCTGCCGGTGGCGCGCGTGGAAAAAGTGGACCGCCGTGTGGACGCGGTGTTTGCCTATATTTATTGCCAGCCGCTGGCGCTGGCATCGGGTGCCGCGCATGTGATGGTGTTGGAGCCGCTCACAGCGCAGATACCGGTGCGCCCTCTGCCGGATGGGCCCACGCCTGCCGTAACGCGCCGCGGAGAACTCAAATGA
- a CDS encoding sulfite exporter TauE/SafE family protein, with product MEMLVVTLASLLAGFVDSIVGGGGLILIPALFTAFPNAHPATLFGTNKGASVWGTGIATVQYSQRVTMPWKALAPAAVAGFTASLGGAWLVTVISPEFLRKLLPGVLVLVLIYTIAKKELGRHHAPRFSGVAEMLVASGIGALIGFYDGFFGPGTGSFFVFLLVRFLGYDFLHASAGAKLLNTATNLAALLLFTLKGHVWWHYALVMALANVVGSVAGTHLALKHGTGFVRGVFILVVSALILKTGYDAFMR from the coding sequence ATGGAAATGCTTGTCGTCACGCTGGCCTCGCTGCTGGCCGGGTTTGTGGACTCTATCGTGGGGGGCGGGGGACTGATTTTGATCCCTGCGCTGTTCACCGCCTTCCCCAACGCCCATCCGGCCACGCTGTTTGGTACCAACAAGGGCGCTTCGGTCTGGGGCACGGGCATTGCCACGGTGCAGTACAGCCAACGCGTGACCATGCCCTGGAAAGCGCTGGCACCTGCGGCAGTGGCCGGGTTTACCGCATCGCTGGGCGGGGCCTGGCTGGTGACGGTGATATCGCCCGAGTTTCTGCGCAAGCTGCTGCCGGGCGTGCTGGTGCTGGTGCTGATCTACACGATTGCCAAGAAAGAACTGGGGCGCCACCACGCGCCGCGTTTCTCCGGCGTGGCGGAGATGCTGGTGGCCAGTGGCATTGGTGCGCTGATCGGGTTTTACGACGGCTTCTTTGGCCCGGGCACGGGCAGCTTCTTTGTGTTTTTGCTGGTGCGCTTTTTGGGCTATGACTTTTTACATGCGTCCGCTGGCGCCAAGCTGCTCAATACCGCCACCAATCTGGCCGCACTGCTGCTGTTCACGCTCAAAGGCCATGTGTGGTGGCACTACGCGCTGGTGATGGCGCTGGCCAATGTGGTGGGCAGCGTGGCCGGTACCCACCTGGCGCTCAAACACGGCACGGGTTTTGTACGCGGCGTGTTTATTCTGGTGGTGTCGGCCCTGATCCTGAAGACCGGCTACGACGCTTTCATGCGCTGA